Proteins co-encoded in one Papaver somniferum cultivar HN1 chromosome 5, ASM357369v1, whole genome shotgun sequence genomic window:
- the LOC113282513 gene encoding protein ALTERED XYLOGLUCAN 4-like isoform X2: protein MIFEKVDPPQISLNYSTMSVKSSSSASTWFILSALGTASIYIVFIFFSLNPFDLNTTSSLINNSDYSVAEKDNASSVIINPDYNVTEKNKCDLFKGHWVPDPTRPLYTNLSCPTLPDSKNCAKYGRKDSDYLNGRWKPQDCELPRFDSNIFLSILRSKRLAFVGDSVARNHMESLLFLCLLSQDQTPMEWWRGYEDRDITFYFPSYDFTLMVFWANTLVLANERVVNGSKTGVFDLHLDKVDHYWAILLPALDYLIISDAHWFFPKSYLYEGGQLIGCIYCDESNVTQLNVPFAIGKAFRSTLEYIDECEQCDGLVTLLRTFAPSHFENGFWNTGGYCNRTSPYSEDQVNLDGYETELRNSQVKEMERIRNISEKRGNKKRYEIVDITRAMIMRPDGHPGSYWNNKNAHGHDDCAHWCLPGPMNDLLMAVLQKIDGSSIG from the exons ATGATTTTTGAAAAAGTGGATCCACCTCAAATCTCACTAAACTATTCGACAATGTCTGTGAAATCATCTTCTAGTGCTTCCACCTGGTTTATATTGTCGGCACTTGGTACGGCCTCAATTTACATtgtcttcattttcttttctttaaatCCTTTTGATCTCAATACAACAAGTTCTCTCATCAACAATTCAG ACTACAGTGTTGCTGAGAAGGATAATGCAAGTTCTGTCATCATCAATCCTG ACTACAATGTTACTGAGAAGAACAAGTGTGACTTGTTTAAGGGTCACTGGGTTCCAGACCCAACAAGACCACTTTATACAAATTTGAGTTGTCCAACGCTGCCTGATTCAAAGAACTGTGCTAAATATGGAAGGAAAGATTCTGACTATTTGAACGGGAGATGGAAACCACAAGACTGTGAGCTCCCAAGATTTGATTCTAACATCTTCTTGTCAATCCTTCGAAGTAAAAGGTTAGCGTTTGTTGGCGATTCTGTTGCTAGAAATCATATGGAGTCACTCCTTTTCCTTTGTCTTCTATCTCAG GACCAAACTCCGATGGAATGGTGGAGGGGCTACGAAGATCGAGACATAACATTCTACTTTCCGTCATACGATTTCACTCTAATGGTCTTCTGGGCAAATACCTTGGTCCTTGCAAACGAGAGAGTAGTTAACGGTTCTAAAACTGGCGTGTTCGACTTGCACCTTGACAAGGTTGACCATTATTGGGCTATACTATTACCAGCTTTGGATTACTTAATTATCTCCGATGCTCACTGGTTCTTCCCAAAGAGCTACTTATATGAAGGTGGTCAACTTATTGGTTGTATCTATTGCGACGAATCAAATGTCACTCAACTAAACGTTCCATTTGCCATTGGAAAAGCATTTAGATCAACTCTTGAATACATTGATGAATGCGAACAGTGTGATGGCTTAGTTACTTTGCTAAGAACATTTGCACCGTCACATTTTGAAAATGGGTTTTGGAATACTGGAGGATACTGTAACAGAACAAGTCCTTACAGTGAAGATCAAGTTAACTTGGACGGCTATGAAACGGAACTCAGGAATTCTCAAGTGAAAGAGATGGAGAGAATTAGGAACATAAGTGAGAAGAGAGGGAATAAAAAGAGATATGAGATCGTGGACATAACCAGGGCTATGATAATGAGACCTGATGGGCATCCTGGGTCTTATTGGAACAATAAGAATGCGCATGGTCATGATGACTGCGCTCATTGGTGTTTGCCAGGACCCATGAACGATCTGTTGATGGCTGTGCTGCAGAAGATAGATGGATCGTCCATTGGTTAA
- the LOC113282513 gene encoding protein ALTERED XYLOGLUCAN 4-like isoform X1 encodes MIFEKVDPPQISLNYSTMSVKSSSSASTWFILSALGTASIYIVFIFFSLNPFDLNTTSSLINNSDIDYSVAEKDNASSVIINPDYNVTEKNKCDLFKGHWVPDPTRPLYTNLSCPTLPDSKNCAKYGRKDSDYLNGRWKPQDCELPRFDSNIFLSILRSKRLAFVGDSVARNHMESLLFLCLLSQDQTPMEWWRGYEDRDITFYFPSYDFTLMVFWANTLVLANERVVNGSKTGVFDLHLDKVDHYWAILLPALDYLIISDAHWFFPKSYLYEGGQLIGCIYCDESNVTQLNVPFAIGKAFRSTLEYIDECEQCDGLVTLLRTFAPSHFENGFWNTGGYCNRTSPYSEDQVNLDGYETELRNSQVKEMERIRNISEKRGNKKRYEIVDITRAMIMRPDGHPGSYWNNKNAHGHDDCAHWCLPGPMNDLLMAVLQKIDGSSIG; translated from the exons ATGATTTTTGAAAAAGTGGATCCACCTCAAATCTCACTAAACTATTCGACAATGTCTGTGAAATCATCTTCTAGTGCTTCCACCTGGTTTATATTGTCGGCACTTGGTACGGCCTCAATTTACATtgtcttcattttcttttctttaaatCCTTTTGATCTCAATACAACAAGTTCTCTCATCAACAATTCAG ATATAGACTACAGTGTTGCTGAGAAGGATAATGCAAGTTCTGTCATCATCAATCCTG ACTACAATGTTACTGAGAAGAACAAGTGTGACTTGTTTAAGGGTCACTGGGTTCCAGACCCAACAAGACCACTTTATACAAATTTGAGTTGTCCAACGCTGCCTGATTCAAAGAACTGTGCTAAATATGGAAGGAAAGATTCTGACTATTTGAACGGGAGATGGAAACCACAAGACTGTGAGCTCCCAAGATTTGATTCTAACATCTTCTTGTCAATCCTTCGAAGTAAAAGGTTAGCGTTTGTTGGCGATTCTGTTGCTAGAAATCATATGGAGTCACTCCTTTTCCTTTGTCTTCTATCTCAG GACCAAACTCCGATGGAATGGTGGAGGGGCTACGAAGATCGAGACATAACATTCTACTTTCCGTCATACGATTTCACTCTAATGGTCTTCTGGGCAAATACCTTGGTCCTTGCAAACGAGAGAGTAGTTAACGGTTCTAAAACTGGCGTGTTCGACTTGCACCTTGACAAGGTTGACCATTATTGGGCTATACTATTACCAGCTTTGGATTACTTAATTATCTCCGATGCTCACTGGTTCTTCCCAAAGAGCTACTTATATGAAGGTGGTCAACTTATTGGTTGTATCTATTGCGACGAATCAAATGTCACTCAACTAAACGTTCCATTTGCCATTGGAAAAGCATTTAGATCAACTCTTGAATACATTGATGAATGCGAACAGTGTGATGGCTTAGTTACTTTGCTAAGAACATTTGCACCGTCACATTTTGAAAATGGGTTTTGGAATACTGGAGGATACTGTAACAGAACAAGTCCTTACAGTGAAGATCAAGTTAACTTGGACGGCTATGAAACGGAACTCAGGAATTCTCAAGTGAAAGAGATGGAGAGAATTAGGAACATAAGTGAGAAGAGAGGGAATAAAAAGAGATATGAGATCGTGGACATAACCAGGGCTATGATAATGAGACCTGATGGGCATCCTGGGTCTTATTGGAACAATAAGAATGCGCATGGTCATGATGACTGCGCTCATTGGTGTTTGCCAGGACCCATGAACGATCTGTTGATGGCTGTGCTGCAGAAGATAGATGGATCGTCCATTGGTTAA
- the LOC113282514 gene encoding uncharacterized protein LOC113282514 yields the protein MSSQGYAIQLFFDPALENQVLKAWNVLARRQISTQLIEMESRPHITLLSSPLLDPPKLQNLIKNFASKQEPLSLSMSSIGSFPGEGNVLFLSPNPTSALLQFHVQLCDALRKENIEIGEEYLPDSWIPHCTVAKEVPRSRIGEAFCILRDLKLPISGYAMDIGLVESSPVVRELLSFPLGDALEA from the coding sequence ATGTCTTCTCAAGGTTATGCAATTCAACTCTTTTTTGATCCAGCTTTAGAAAACCAAGTTTTAAAAGCATGGAATGTTTTAGCTCGTAGACAGATCAGTACACAGCTTATAGAAATGGAATCTAGACCTCATATAACTCTTCTATCTAGTCCTTTACTTGATCCACCTAAACTACAAAACCTTATAAAGAACTTCGCTTCAAAGCAAGAGCCATTATCACTATCTATGTCTTCAATTGGGAGTTTTCCTGGTGAAGGAAATGTTTTGTTTCTTTCACCTAATCCTACCTCAGCACTACTTCAATTTCATGTGCAATTGTGTGATGCACTGCGAAAAGAGAATATTGAAATTGGTGAAGAGTATTTGCCAGATTCATGGATACCTCATTGTACAGTAGCGAAAGAGGTGCCAAGGAGTAGGATTGGTGAAGCTTTTTGTATTTTAAGAGATCTGAAATTGCCTATTTCTGGTTATGCTATGGATATTGGATTGGTTGAGTCTTCGCCTGTGGTTCGAGAGCTACTGTCCTTTCCTCTTGGGGATGCATTAGAAGCTTAG